Proteins encoded in a region of the Rhizobium sp. CC-YZS058 genome:
- a CDS encoding CDP-alcohol phosphatidyltransferase family protein, which produces MTPSWLGLRLQPASSALFDETWLILSMLLTGTAATAGVLALLLPLAWPFVATVLLPLVIIYGIALWGLSDHPHTHFGPANIITALRAAMVCLTASTFVWFEGLASAPTALWILIGFVLAALSLDGVDGYLARRFRQQSAYGARFDMEVDAFLILVLSAAAVLLGKAGLWVLLIGAMRYGFVVVGWMVPRLTRPLFASTRRKLVCVLQILSLCVLLLPVVTPPVSMVIAATALAALVYSFAVDTLSLLRRP; this is translated from the coding sequence GTGACGCCGAGCTGGCTCGGCCTTCGTCTCCAGCCTGCCTCGTCGGCACTGTTCGACGAGACCTGGCTGATCCTCTCGATGCTCCTGACCGGAACGGCCGCGACGGCGGGAGTGCTTGCCTTGCTTCTGCCGCTCGCGTGGCCCTTCGTCGCGACCGTCCTCTTGCCGCTCGTGATCATCTACGGGATCGCGCTATGGGGCCTGTCCGATCATCCGCACACCCATTTCGGCCCCGCCAACATTATCACCGCGCTGCGGGCGGCAATGGTGTGTCTGACCGCCTCGACCTTCGTCTGGTTCGAGGGGCTGGCGAGCGCACCGACGGCGCTCTGGATCCTCATCGGCTTCGTTCTGGCCGCCCTGTCGCTCGATGGTGTCGATGGCTATCTGGCGCGCCGCTTTCGCCAACAATCGGCCTATGGAGCCCGTTTCGACATGGAGGTCGATGCCTTCCTGATCCTGGTTCTTTCGGCCGCCGCCGTGCTTCTGGGCAAGGCCGGACTCTGGGTGCTGCTGATCGGCGCGATGCGCTACGGCTTCGTGGTGGTGGGCTGGATGGTGCCGCGACTGACGCGCCCCCTGTTTGCCTCGACCCGGCGCAAGCTCGTCTGCGTGCTGCAGATCCTCAGCCTCTGTGTGCTGCTGCTGCCGGTGGTCACGCCGCCCGTGTCCATGGTGATCGCCGCAACCGCGCTCGCTGCGCTGGTCTATTCCTTCGCGGTGGACACGCTGTCTCTGCTCCGCCGGCCTTGA
- a CDS encoding lysylphosphatidylglycerol synthase transmembrane domain-containing protein has translation MSSLRLLAPVALLALMVWFLMTMDLVPLWQALSRVSLGPLLAGLALVQLQIWLSALRWRFTAARLGQRIALSRAIGDYYLASLLNQSLPGGMAGDALRAYRQRQAGPGGWKVPAKAVLFERLSGQVAFFLLALAGLAFWPSMIADAVPRVSPVSLALGLLLLAVICALSLAFARRFAWGSGLADDLARTFLHQRAWMVQLGLSLIIVASYGATFFIASQAVGAALPLVALVTIIPQALLAMLIPAGLGGWGTREAAAMALWPLLDATPTEGLAASLVYGALSLAGALPGLAMLLRPVRGGGA, from the coding sequence TTGTCCAGTCTCCGCCTTCTCGCGCCGGTCGCCCTTCTTGCCCTGATGGTCTGGTTCCTGATGACGATGGACCTGGTGCCGCTGTGGCAGGCGCTGTCTCGGGTCTCCCTGGGTCCCCTCCTTGCCGGGCTCGCGCTCGTCCAGCTGCAGATCTGGCTCTCGGCGCTGCGCTGGCGGTTCACCGCCGCGCGTTTGGGGCAGCGGATCGCCCTCTCCCGGGCCATCGGGGACTATTATCTCGCCAGCCTCCTCAACCAGAGCCTGCCAGGCGGCATGGCGGGCGATGCGCTTCGCGCCTATCGCCAGAGGCAGGCGGGGCCGGGAGGTTGGAAGGTGCCCGCCAAGGCCGTGCTCTTCGAGCGGCTGTCCGGCCAGGTCGCCTTCTTCCTTCTGGCCCTTGCGGGCCTGGCTTTCTGGCCGTCGATGATTGCCGATGCGGTGCCGCGTGTGAGTCCGGTTTCCCTGGCGCTCGGCCTGCTGCTGCTGGCGGTGATCTGCGCTCTCAGTCTTGCCTTCGCTCGCCGCTTCGCATGGGGCTCGGGGCTTGCCGACGACCTCGCCCGCACCTTCCTCCATCAGCGCGCCTGGATGGTTCAGCTGGGGCTCAGCCTCATCATCGTCGCCAGCTATGGCGCCACGTTCTTCATTGCCAGCCAGGCGGTGGGTGCGGCCCTGCCCCTGGTCGCGCTCGTCACCATCATTCCGCAGGCGCTTCTTGCCATGCTGATCCCGGCCGGCCTCGGAGGCTGGGGCACGCGCGAGGCGGCGGCCATGGCGCTCTGGCCGCTGCTTGACGCCACGCCGACTGAAGGCCTCGCCGCCAGCCTTGTCTATGGCGCCCTCTCGCTCGCCGGCGCGCTGCCCGGGCTGGCCATGCTTCTCCGGCCTGTAAGGGGCGGGGGCGCGTAG
- a CDS encoding sulfatase, producing the protein MMRDRFRTMASTVFLSLILILLVNLPDHPDAVSAGSFARLPLEWPAAFLLLLIGPAVTRRLAVWLIVLLAVLILCLKLADLGTQAAFQRPFNPALDQQMIGDGWNVASGALGLPLALAALLAALIVLALAIVLLVAAGRSLAAAPPRHRARLAMLFLALALFAGLVRGFGLPLVEVRMPSYLAGRLALMVESSRDMRRFEAELARGIGPKTGRELFSAIRDKDVILIFVESYGRSALTDPRYRDRMARRLGAVDEEIRRAGLSAASAWATSPTVGGLSWLAHGTLLSGLWIDSQARYDRLVRSTQPSLNRLFAEAGWQSAAIMPAITLDWPESAYFGYRQVLAAKDLGYRGKPFNWVTMPDQYTLSAFERLSRAPAHAAGRRVMAELALISSHAPWTPVPSLVDWARIGDGTIFDNQAVQGPAPAVLWADPERVRAQYIATIDYSLETLGSYLARFGKDAVFVILGDHQPASIITGPGASRAVPIHIVSQDPALIASFEAEGFTAGLQPAADGREWRMDVLRQLLIDRLSAGP; encoded by the coding sequence ATGATGAGAGATCGGTTCCGCACCATGGCGAGCACCGTCTTCCTCTCGCTCATCCTGATCCTTCTGGTCAACCTGCCGGATCATCCCGATGCCGTGAGCGCCGGCAGCTTCGCCCGACTGCCACTCGAATGGCCGGCCGCCTTTCTCCTGCTGCTGATCGGGCCTGCGGTCACGCGGCGCTTGGCCGTGTGGCTGATCGTCCTCCTGGCCGTACTGATCCTCTGCCTGAAGCTTGCGGATCTCGGCACGCAGGCGGCCTTCCAGCGGCCCTTCAATCCTGCGCTCGACCAGCAGATGATCGGCGATGGCTGGAATGTCGCCAGCGGGGCGCTCGGTCTGCCTCTTGCGCTGGCCGCCCTGCTCGCCGCACTGATCGTCCTCGCGCTTGCCATCGTTCTCCTGGTCGCCGCCGGACGAAGTCTGGCAGCCGCACCGCCGCGGCACCGGGCGCGGCTGGCAATGCTGTTCCTGGCGCTTGCCCTGTTTGCCGGTCTGGTCCGGGGTTTTGGCCTGCCCTTGGTCGAGGTGCGCATGCCCTCTTATCTGGCCGGGCGGCTGGCGCTGATGGTCGAGTCCTCCCGCGACATGCGGCGCTTCGAGGCGGAGCTGGCGCGGGGGATTGGGCCCAAAACCGGACGGGAGCTGTTTTCCGCCATCCGGGACAAGGATGTGATCCTGATCTTCGTGGAATCCTACGGACGCTCGGCGCTGACTGATCCGCGCTACCGGGACCGTATGGCAAGGCGACTTGGTGCCGTGGATGAGGAGATAAGGCGTGCTGGTCTCTCCGCCGCCAGCGCATGGGCCACCTCCCCCACGGTCGGGGGCTTGAGCTGGCTTGCGCATGGCACGCTGCTGTCCGGCCTCTGGATCGACAGCCAGGCACGCTACGACCGCCTCGTCCGAAGCACCCAGCCGAGCCTCAACCGCCTGTTTGCCGAAGCTGGCTGGCAGAGCGCAGCCATCATGCCGGCCATCACGCTCGACTGGCCCGAGTCCGCTTATTTCGGCTATCGCCAGGTGCTGGCCGCGAAGGATCTCGGCTATCGCGGCAAACCGTTCAACTGGGTGACCATGCCCGATCAATATACGCTGTCGGCCTTCGAGCGTCTCTCGCGCGCTCCGGCCCATGCGGCGGGCCGCCGTGTGATGGCCGAGCTGGCGCTGATCTCCAGCCATGCACCCTGGACGCCCGTTCCAAGCCTTGTCGATTGGGCGCGGATCGGCGACGGCACGATCTTTGACAATCAGGCGGTCCAGGGGCCTGCTCCTGCCGTTCTCTGGGCGGATCCGGAGCGTGTGCGCGCGCAGTACATCGCCACGATAGACTATTCGCTGGAGACGCTGGGCAGCTACCTGGCGCGCTTCGGCAAGGATGCGGTCTTCGTCATCCTTGGTGACCACCAGCCCGCATCGATCATCACCGGACCCGGCGCCTCCCGCGCCGTGCCCATCCATATCGTCTCCCAAGACCCAGCCCTCATCGCCAGCTTCGAAGCGGAAGGCTTTACTGCCGGCCTGCAGCCGGCCGCCGATGGGCGGGAGTGGCGCATGGATGTGCTGCGCCAGCTGCTGATCGATCGGCTCTCGGCCGGTCCCTGA
- a CDS encoding hybrid sensor histidine kinase/response regulator: MNTPVTFLLVDDLPENLLSLEALLRRDGLLLLKARSGDEALELLLQHDVALALIDVQMPGLSGFELAELMRGNERTRRIPIIFVTAGSHSAERRFQGYEAGAVDFIQKPIEPDILRSKTEVFFEIYRQRQMIAEQRDALAAQAQTLQHADRKKDEFLAILAHELRNPLAALQGGLNILRRRPDGPRSEEIKLLMESQMTHLVRLVDDLLDISRITQAKIELRKDEFDLKDALHAAVAMARPHIDAKEHRFEVILPEAPVLIFADEVRITQCIANLINNAAKYTPPGGAIEASIIPAADQVLIRVVDDGLGLSAEDMKGVFDLFSQVDRHLEHARGGLGIGLALVKQLVELHAGTITVSSPGRGKGATFELALPR, encoded by the coding sequence ATGAACACGCCGGTTACCTTCCTGCTCGTCGATGATTTGCCGGAGAACCTGTTGTCGCTCGAGGCCCTGCTGCGCCGCGACGGGCTGCTTCTTCTCAAGGCCCGGTCGGGCGACGAGGCGCTGGAGCTGTTGCTGCAGCACGATGTGGCGCTGGCACTGATCGATGTGCAGATGCCGGGGCTCAGCGGCTTCGAATTGGCCGAGCTCATGCGGGGCAACGAACGGACGCGCCGCATTCCGATCATCTTCGTCACCGCCGGCTCCCACAGCGCCGAGCGCCGCTTTCAGGGATATGAAGCGGGCGCGGTCGATTTCATCCAGAAACCGATCGAGCCGGACATTCTGCGCAGCAAGACCGAGGTGTTCTTCGAGATCTACCGCCAACGGCAGATGATCGCCGAGCAGCGCGATGCCCTGGCGGCGCAGGCGCAGACCCTGCAGCATGCCGATCGCAAGAAGGACGAGTTTCTGGCCATCCTTGCCCATGAGCTGCGCAATCCGCTGGCGGCCCTTCAGGGCGGTCTGAACATCCTTCGCCGCCGCCCGGATGGACCGCGCTCCGAAGAAATCAAGCTGTTGATGGAAAGCCAGATGACGCATCTGGTGCGGCTGGTCGACGATCTGCTCGACATTTCCCGCATCACCCAGGCGAAGATCGAGCTGCGCAAGGACGAGTTCGATCTCAAAGATGCCCTGCATGCCGCTGTCGCCATGGCACGCCCGCATATCGATGCGAAAGAGCACCGTTTCGAAGTAATCTTGCCGGAGGCGCCGGTCCTGATCTTTGCCGATGAGGTCCGCATCACCCAATGCATCGCCAATCTCATCAACAATGCGGCCAAATACACCCCGCCCGGCGGCGCGATCGAGGCGAGCATCATTCCTGCCGCCGACCAAGTGTTGATCCGCGTGGTCGATGATGGGCTTGGCTTGAGTGCAGAGGACATGAAGGGCGTCTTCGACCTGTTCTCACAGGTGGATCGCCATCTCGAACATGCCCGCGGTGGGCTGGGCATCGGGCTGGCGCTCGTCAAGCAACTGGTCGAACTCCATGCCGGAACGATCACGGTGTCGAGCCCCGGCCGCGGCAAGGGCGCGACCTTCGAGCTCGCCCTGCCGCGCTGA
- a CDS encoding chemotaxis protein CheB has translation MSGASKGAVVIGASAGALEALSIILPSLKADFPWPIFVIVHLPPDKRSVLAQIFDAKCALTAIEAEDKEPVRAGTIYFSPPDYHMLIEDRETIALSNEDEVLFSRPSIDVSFESAADVWGETLVGVVLTGANQDGAKGLRAIVRAGGTALVQDPKGAYASAMPEAALAACPQAQVLSLSQIASHLSGLAS, from the coding sequence ATGAGCGGAGCGAGCAAGGGCGCGGTGGTGATCGGGGCCTCGGCAGGCGCGCTGGAAGCCCTCAGCATCATCCTGCCGAGCCTCAAGGCCGATTTTCCCTGGCCGATCTTCGTCATCGTCCACCTGCCGCCCGACAAGCGCAGCGTGCTGGCCCAGATCTTTGACGCCAAATGCGCGCTGACCGCCATCGAGGCCGAGGACAAGGAGCCGGTGCGCGCCGGCACCATCTATTTCTCGCCGCCCGATTACCACATGCTGATCGAGGACCGCGAAACCATCGCCTTGTCCAACGAGGATGAAGTGCTGTTCTCGCGGCCGTCGATCGACGTGTCCTTCGAAAGCGCAGCGGATGTCTGGGGCGAGACGCTCGTTGGCGTCGTGCTGACGGGCGCCAATCAGGATGGTGCGAAGGGTCTGCGCGCCATCGTGCGGGCCGGCGGCACCGCCCTCGTCCAGGATCCGAAGGGCGCCTATGCCAGCGCCATGCCGGAAGCCGCGCTGGCGGCCTGTCCGCAGGCGCAGGTTCTGTCGCTCTCCCAGATTGCCTCACACCTCTCAGGTCTTGCATCATGA
- a CDS encoding CheR family methyltransferase, whose amino-acid sequence MTETTETTETMKVEDIEIRLLLEALYHRYHYDFRSYAMSSIRRRLRQAREQLGFATISALQEAALHDPAMLPHLLGFLTVQVSEMFRDPGYFRAIREKVVPHLRTYPSLKVWIAGCSSGEELYSFVILFREEGLEERTIFYATDINPDALALAEAGIYDLDRVRLFTENHRLSGGRTSLSDYYQTGYNRCLLDKSLRRNVVFSDHSLVTDQVFGEMQLVSCRNVMIYFDRDLQDRAIGLFKESLPRHGFLGLGAKETLRFSAHAGAFRDFVREEKIYQRTGS is encoded by the coding sequence ATGACCGAGACGACCGAGACCACAGAGACGATGAAGGTGGAAGATATCGAGATCCGGCTTTTGCTGGAGGCACTCTATCATCGCTATCACTACGACTTCCGCAGCTATGCCATGTCCTCGATCCGCCGGCGGTTGCGCCAGGCGCGCGAGCAGCTGGGGTTCGCCACCATCTCGGCCTTGCAGGAGGCCGCGCTGCACGATCCGGCCATGCTGCCGCATCTCCTCGGCTTCCTGACCGTGCAGGTCAGCGAAATGTTTCGCGACCCCGGCTATTTCCGCGCCATCCGCGAAAAGGTCGTGCCGCATCTGCGCACCTACCCGTCGCTGAAGGTCTGGATCGCAGGCTGCAGCAGCGGCGAGGAGCTCTATTCGTTCGTCATCCTTTTTCGGGAAGAGGGTCTGGAAGAGCGGACGATCTTCTATGCGACCGACATCAATCCGGATGCGCTGGCGCTCGCCGAAGCCGGCATCTACGATCTCGACCGCGTGCGGCTGTTTACCGAAAACCATCGGCTCTCGGGCGGTCGCACCTCGCTCTCGGATTATTACCAGACCGGATACAATCGCTGCCTGCTCGACAAGAGCCTGCGCCGCAACGTGGTCTTCTCGGATCACAGCCTGGTGACCGATCAGGTTTTCGGGGAAATGCAGCTCGTCTCCTGCCGCAACGTGATGATCTATTTCGATCGCGATCTGCAGGACCGCGCGATCGGGCTCTTCAAGGAGTCGCTGCCGCGCCATGGGTTCCTCGGTCTCGGCGCCAAGGAGACCCTGCGCTTCTCCGCCCATGCCGGCGCCTTTCGCGATTTCGTGCGCGAGGAGAAAATCTACCAGAGGACCGGATCATGA
- a CDS encoding response regulator produces the protein MHRRDAAARLTRGLGLDPVVSLGLSIALLFFVVSTLILLSTTQSLRENNGRVVQTHDVIVAIDLLQADVQDSETGQRGYLLTGNERYLEPFERAQGQVRKRLGDVEKLVAGNPVQRRRLSELEGHLNVKRDELTRTIELRRAGNAQAAIDLVNSDLGKNAMDAIRATISDMRAEEANQRALRLADMRSAYATAFGLVVLTGALGILLTVLIGFLLRRVTLARRRQTWLQQAQVGLGQAVMGDKTTDALNESILRYLTDYVGAVAGLIYVKDEEGFARSATFGVPSEASVPLRLGRNDGLFGHVTEGGKPIVVGAVPEGYMRFGSGLGQEAPTYLSLAPASIDGTLKAVIELGFLWPVGDHVLELLEQSSATIATAIRSADFRTELQRLLRETQRQAEELQVQGEELRVGNEELEEQGRALKESQSRLEQQQVELEQTNSQLEEQAQELERQRDDLERANLAIQLKAQEVEQASQYKSDFLANMSHELRTPLNSSLILAKLLADNPDENLTPEQVKFAQTIQSSGNDLLNLINDILDLSKIEAGHVEVRPEPVLIDRTVNTLRHMFDPLASNKGLAFVIDVAADCPAVIETDPQRLEQVLKNLLANALKFTETGSVSLQIRPTGDRDLAISVVDTGIGIAEDQQRRIFEAFHQADGTISRRFGGTGLGLSISRELVRLLGGSIHLQSRPGAGSTFTIVIPRVFDAAAVRPAANVAPAVPPAAAVTPPRPAAPAVRLAEEPAPRPRAPRVLDEERLQASDPSRRLLIIEDDQSFAMILRDLARELDFEALHAGTAQEALELARQFMPSAIVLDVGLPDQSGLSVLDRLKRDVRTRHIPIHIVSADDYTERALSLGAVGYALKPVQRDQLVNVFKSLEAKISQNVRRVLIVEDNDIQRDAVAKLIGSPEVETVGAATAADCLALLKEQTFDCMVLDLSLPDASGYSLLETISQDSSHSFPPVIVYTGRLLTPEEEQKLRRYSKSIIIKGAKSPERLLDEVTLFLHQVVSELPDEQQKMIRKARNRDALLEGRRILVVEDDVRNVYALTNILEPRGALIEIARNGEEALEKLNQSLAQPDRRIDLVLMDVMMPVMDGLTATRMIRKMPDFKKLPVITLTAKAMPDDQQRCIEAGANDYMAKPLDVEKLLSLVRVWMPQ, from the coding sequence ATGCACAGACGCGACGCCGCTGCTCGCCTGACACGAGGTTTGGGACTCGATCCCGTGGTCAGCCTCGGGCTCTCGATCGCGCTGCTTTTCTTTGTCGTCAGCACGCTCATTCTGCTCTCCACGACTCAATCCTTGCGGGAAAACAATGGTCGTGTGGTGCAGACCCACGATGTCATCGTCGCCATCGATCTGCTGCAGGCCGATGTGCAGGATTCCGAAACCGGGCAGCGGGGCTATCTGCTCACCGGCAATGAGCGCTATCTCGAGCCATTCGAGCGCGCGCAGGGACAGGTTCGCAAGCGTCTGGGCGACGTCGAGAAGCTTGTGGCCGGGAACCCGGTCCAGCGTCGGCGCCTGAGCGAGCTCGAGGGCCATCTGAACGTCAAGCGCGACGAGCTGACGCGGACCATCGAACTGCGCCGGGCCGGCAATGCCCAGGCGGCGATCGATCTTGTGAATTCCGATCTCGGCAAGAATGCCATGGATGCGATCCGGGCGACGATCTCGGACATGCGGGCGGAGGAGGCCAACCAGCGTGCCCTGCGGCTGGCCGATATGCGCTCGGCCTATGCGACAGCCTTCGGCCTCGTCGTTCTTACGGGGGCGCTCGGCATCCTGTTGACGGTGCTGATCGGCTTCCTGCTTCGCCGCGTTACGCTGGCCCGTCGCCGCCAGACCTGGCTGCAGCAGGCGCAGGTCGGGCTTGGCCAGGCGGTCATGGGCGACAAGACGACCGACGCGCTCAATGAGAGCATCCTTCGCTACCTTACCGACTATGTCGGCGCCGTGGCCGGCCTGATCTATGTGAAGGACGAGGAAGGCTTTGCCCGAAGCGCCACCTTCGGCGTGCCGTCCGAGGCATCGGTTCCCCTGCGGCTGGGCCGCAATGACGGCCTGTTCGGCCATGTGACGGAGGGGGGGAAGCCGATCGTCGTCGGCGCCGTGCCGGAGGGCTACATGCGCTTCGGCTCCGGCCTCGGCCAGGAGGCGCCCACCTATCTGAGCCTTGCGCCAGCCAGCATCGACGGCACGCTGAAGGCCGTGATCGAGCTCGGCTTCCTCTGGCCCGTCGGCGACCATGTTCTCGAGCTTCTCGAACAGTCATCCGCCACGATCGCCACAGCCATCCGCTCGGCCGACTTCCGTACCGAACTGCAGCGGCTGCTGCGCGAGACGCAGCGCCAGGCGGAAGAGCTGCAGGTTCAGGGCGAGGAGCTGCGGGTCGGCAATGAGGAGCTGGAAGAGCAGGGCCGGGCGCTGAAGGAGTCCCAGAGCCGGCTCGAGCAGCAGCAGGTGGAGCTGGAGCAGACCAATTCGCAGCTCGAGGAACAGGCCCAGGAACTGGAACGCCAGCGCGACGATCTGGAGCGCGCCAATCTGGCGATCCAGCTCAAGGCGCAGGAGGTCGAGCAGGCGAGCCAGTACAAGTCCGACTTCCTGGCCAACATGTCGCACGAGCTGCGCACGCCGCTCAATTCCTCGCTGATCCTCGCCAAGCTGCTCGCCGACAATCCGGACGAGAACCTGACGCCGGAGCAGGTGAAGTTCGCGCAGACCATCCAGTCTTCGGGCAACGATCTCCTGAACCTGATCAACGACATTCTCGATCTGTCGAAGATCGAAGCCGGCCATGTGGAGGTTCGCCCCGAGCCGGTGCTGATCGACCGGACGGTCAACACGCTGCGCCACATGTTCGATCCTCTCGCCAGCAACAAGGGTCTTGCCTTTGTGATCGACGTGGCGGCGGATTGCCCGGCGGTCATCGAAACCGATCCGCAGCGGCTGGAACAGGTGCTGAAAAACCTTCTCGCCAATGCGCTGAAGTTCACCGAAACGGGCAGCGTGTCCCTGCAGATCCGCCCGACGGGCGACCGCGATCTTGCCATCTCCGTCGTCGACACCGGCATCGGCATTGCCGAGGACCAGCAGCGCCGGATCTTCGAGGCCTTCCACCAGGCCGACGGCACGATCAGCCGCAGGTTCGGCGGCACCGGTCTCGGCCTGTCGATCTCGCGCGAACTCGTTCGGTTGCTCGGTGGGTCGATCCATTTGCAGAGCCGGCCCGGCGCGGGCAGCACCTTCACCATCGTCATTCCGCGGGTCTTCGATGCTGCCGCGGTGCGGCCGGCCGCAAATGTCGCACCGGCAGTCCCGCCGGCCGCCGCTGTCACGCCGCCACGCCCGGCCGCGCCGGCCGTCCGGTTGGCGGAGGAGCCGGCGCCCCGTCCGCGAGCACCCCGCGTGCTCGACGAAGAGCGGCTCCAGGCGTCGGATCCCTCGCGCAGGCTGTTGATCATCGAGGATGACCAGTCCTTCGCCATGATCCTGCGCGATCTCGCCCGCGAACTGGATTTCGAGGCCCTGCATGCGGGCACGGCGCAGGAGGCCTTGGAGCTGGCAAGGCAGTTCATGCCGAGCGCGATCGTGCTCGATGTCGGCCTGCCCGACCAGTCCGGCCTCTCCGTGCTCGACCGTTTGAAGCGCGACGTGCGCACCCGCCATATCCCGATCCATATCGTTTCGGCCGATGACTATACCGAACGGGCCCTGTCGCTCGGCGCGGTCGGCTATGCGTTGAAGCCGGTCCAGCGCGACCAGCTCGTCAATGTGTTCAAATCGCTCGAGGCGAAGATTTCGCAGAATGTGCGTCGGGTTCTGATCGTCGAAGACAATGACATCCAGCGCGATGCGGTCGCCAAACTGATCGGCTCGCCGGAGGTGGAGACGGTGGGCGCGGCCACGGCGGCAGACTGCCTGGCGCTTCTGAAGGAGCAGACCTTCGACTGCATGGTGCTCGATCTTTCCCTGCCGGATGCCTCCGGCTATTCGCTGCTCGAGACGATCAGCCAGGACAGCAGCCACTCCTTCCCGCCGGTCATCGTCTATACCGGCCGTCTGCTGACGCCGGAGGAAGAGCAGAAGCTGCGCCGCTACTCCAAATCGATCATCATCAAGGGGGCGAAATCGCCGGAGCGCCTTCTCGACGAGGTGACGCTGTTCCTGCACCAGGTCGTGTCCGAGCTGCCGGACGAGCAGCAGAAGATGATCCGCAAGGCGCGCAACCGCGATGCCCTGCTCGAAGGCCGCCGGATCCTGGTCGTCGAGGACGATGTGCGCAATGTCTATGCGCTCACCAATATTCTGGAGCCGCGCGGCGCCCTGATCGAGATCGCCCGCAACGGCGAGGAAGCGCTGGAGAAGCTCAACCAATCGCTGGCGCAGCCGGACCGGCGCATCGATCTGGTGCTGATGGATGTGATGATGCCGGTCATGGACGGGCTGACCGCCACGCGGATGATCCGCAAGATGCCGGACTTCAAGAAGCTGCCGGTGATCACGCTGACCGCAAAGGCCATGCCGGACGACCAGCAGCGCTGCATCGAAGCCGGCGCAAACGATTACATGGCCAAGCCGCTCGACGTGGAGAAGCTTCTCTCGCTCGTTCGCGTATGGATGCCGCAATGA